One Osmerus mordax isolate fOsmMor3 chromosome 16, fOsmMor3.pri, whole genome shotgun sequence genomic window carries:
- the LOC136958794 gene encoding tropomyosin-2-like, giving the protein MLIYDDRIQSSDRRIESSDRRIESSDRRIESSDRRIESSDRRIESRDSRIESSDCRIESSDCRIESRDCRIESSDCRIESRDCRIESSDCRIESSDRRIESSDRRIESSDRRIESSDRRIESSDRRIESSDCWIESRDRRIESSDRRIESSDRRIESSDRRIESSDRRIESSDRWIESSDCRIESSDCRIESSDCRIESSDCRIESRDCRIESRDCRIESSDCRIESRNRRSKQPHGLGSQRPVMNISVSGHCYDPQLPAPKPPASNLQTSSPQASSLQPLSLQPLSLQPPASRPPPSRLLASEPPIL; this is encoded by the exons ATGTTAATCTATGATGACAGAATACAGTCTAGTGACCGCAGGATAGAGTCTAGTGACCGCAGGATAGAGTCTAGTGACCGCAGGATAGAGTCTAGTGACCGCAGGATAGAGTCTAGTGACCGCAGGATAGAGTCTAGAGACAGCAGGATAGAGTCTAGTGACTGCAGGATAGAGTCTAGTGACTGCAGGATAGAGTCTAGAGACTGCAGGATAGAGTCTAGTGACTGCAGGATAGAGTCTAGAGACTGCAGGATAGAGTCTAGTGACTGCAGGATAGAGTCTAGTGACCGCAGGATAGAGTCTAGTGACCGCAGGATAGAGTCTAGTGACCGCAGGATAGAGTCTAGTGACCGCAGGATAGAGTCTAGTGACCGCAGGATAGAGTCTAGTGACTGCTGGATAGAGTCTAGAGACCGCAGGATAGAGTCTAGTGACCGCAGGATAGAGTCTAGTGACCGCAGGATAGAGTCTAGTGACCGCAGGATAGAGTCTAGTGACCGCAGGATAGAGTCTAGTGACCGCTGGATAGAGTCTAGTGACTGCAGGATAGAGTCTAGTGACTGCAGGATAGAGTCTAGTGACTGCAGGATAGAGTCTAGTGACTGCAGGATAGAGTCTAGAGACTGCAGGATAGAGTCTAGAGACTGCAGGATAGAGTCTAGTGACTGCAGGATAGAGTCTAGAAACCGTAGATCTAAACAGCCTCATG GCCTGGGCTCCCAACGGCCAGTCATGAATATCTCTGTGTCAGGTCATTGTTATG acccccagctcccagcccccaagcctccagcctccaacctccagacctccagcccccaagcttccagcctccagcctctgaGCCTCCAGCCTCTGAGCCTCCAacctccagcctccagacctccaccctccagactTCTAGCCTCTGAGCCTCCGATCCTctga